A single region of the Methanolacinia paynteri genome encodes:
- a CDS encoding ABC transporter permease has product MNSGNLKIIAKKEMSGLVSEKTIILAIILQVFIAMFSSFLLVGLASMYNPDAISSYSHFRYPIGYVGNDTPLLDHLKNDRDFVVYEVSLSDGVALLKERKLAAVVWAPDTSEYADIPIKVTTYTIENDIQSSIVNARLKNTFLEYEDRLRDIRSYRIENTPVPLNLPEADASADFYEFVYGLLIPLLVLMPAIISGAMIIDLITEEYQKDTLETLMSAPITFPEVIWGKILCCFLIVPVQVTGWLILLIANGIQVEGVIPIILHVSVASLIIIMLGALTALRYRERTNAQFVFSTALVVVIIAALAFPMNPGNLIVLLSVGSIGPEHWIILALMILVAILLGFLMTKYAEQIRDMAIK; this is encoded by the coding sequence ATGAATTCCGGAAATCTCAAAATAATTGCAAAGAAGGAAATGTCGGGACTCGTCAGCGAGAAGACGATCATACTCGCGATCATCCTCCAGGTATTCATTGCGATGTTCTCGTCATTCCTGCTTGTAGGGCTCGCATCGATGTACAACCCCGACGCGATAAGCAGCTATTCACACTTCAGGTACCCCATAGGATATGTCGGAAACGACACGCCCCTTCTCGATCACCTGAAGAACGACAGGGATTTCGTAGTCTACGAAGTGTCTCTGTCCGACGGAGTTGCCCTGCTCAAGGAGAGAAAACTGGCGGCGGTCGTCTGGGCCCCGGATACGTCGGAATACGCGGACATTCCGATAAAAGTAACCACCTATACGATAGAAAACGACATCCAGTCGAGTATTGTAAACGCCAGGCTGAAGAATACATTCCTCGAATATGAGGACCGCCTGCGTGATATCCGGAGCTATCGTATCGAGAATACACCGGTACCCCTGAACCTGCCGGAAGCAGACGCCTCTGCGGATTTCTATGAGTTCGTATACGGCCTGCTGATCCCGCTCCTGGTGCTGATGCCCGCAATAATCTCGGGCGCCATGATCATCGATCTCATCACCGAAGAATACCAGAAGGATACTCTGGAGACGCTGATGTCGGCTCCGATCACGTTCCCCGAGGTGATCTGGGGGAAGATCCTGTGCTGTTTCCTCATAGTGCCAGTACAGGTGACAGGATGGCTGATCCTCCTGATTGCAAACGGGATACAGGTGGAAGGAGTGATACCGATTATACTCCATGTATCCGTCGCCTCGCTGATAATAATCATGCTCGGGGCTCTCACGGCTCTAAGATACCGCGAAAGGACGAATGCACAGTTCGTATTTTCAACCGCTCTCGTCGTAGTGATAATTGCTGCACTCGCTTTCCCCATGAATCCCGGAAATCTCATAGTCCTCCTTTCGGTAGGATCTATCGGGCCTGAACACTGGATTATACTGGCACTGATGATCCTCGTCGCCATATTGCTTGGATTCCTGATGACGAAATATGCAGAGCAGATCCGCGATATGGCGATAAAATGA
- a CDS encoding ABC transporter permease has product MGVAQWFNEVATIAKWELKRFSGTMSRDILPVAIILFVLLIGATGLTQQSGLHLQDEIYTAGSDSDTASAILLGDSRFTVYSIPQGSRPSGFDLIVSGGNVYAADTDKGMAALKAFDKDYSNYKIALYNRERDLFAAYPLWIEEQTVESELDFTATQIGTMGYYRLNPNEIPTPDNPGGYISPPSGDIDISIEELRNELIAGEGQDDQLSRYSDVISGEGIELEYKIPSQMSPSLPFDSIILVFVFIFPLYFTSQFYMMSIMNERIERSGEALLSAPLSGWQIITGKGLPYFLMMLGITVVLTAFTGGEFLILLPIFPVILFFLAFALLIGMLARSFKELSFISIFFSTVATSYIFFPSIFANIHIIGKVSPLTLVIMTLEGESYTGLDYVYSTALFFLTSAVIFYISAKNFSEERLFSYNKLMARIREFISTIISRRWTNTSLLLIAALTIPFVFMAQLMCLVLFFNLPMPTSLILMLVSAAFIEEFAKSIGIYTIAYDRPEWLTWKNIAVASLAVAAGFLAGEKLLLFATLAEISESVFGEIMFTSLQVLWMPLTLHFAGIFTTAVILKFGGRRAYIPALLAATLVHTAYNTYFIFFGGI; this is encoded by the coding sequence TTGGGCGTTGCACAATGGTTCAATGAGGTAGCCACTATTGCAAAATGGGAACTGAAGCGCTTTTCAGGAACCATGAGCAGGGACATCCTTCCCGTCGCAATAATACTCTTTGTACTTCTCATCGGTGCAACGGGCCTGACCCAGCAAAGCGGACTTCACCTCCAGGACGAGATCTATACGGCAGGATCGGATTCCGACACCGCATCGGCGATTCTTTTAGGCGATTCGAGATTTACGGTTTATTCAATCCCCCAAGGAAGCCGGCCTTCGGGATTCGATCTGATCGTATCAGGCGGCAATGTCTATGCAGCCGATACCGACAAAGGAATGGCTGCACTGAAGGCATTCGATAAAGACTATTCAAATTACAAAATTGCACTTTACAACAGGGAAAGAGACCTCTTCGCGGCATATCCTCTCTGGATCGAGGAGCAGACCGTAGAGAGCGAGCTCGACTTCACCGCTACGCAGATTGGCACAATGGGTTACTATCGTCTCAACCCGAACGAAATTCCGACTCCCGATAACCCGGGAGGATACATCTCCCCGCCTTCGGGTGATATCGACATCTCGATAGAAGAGCTCAGAAATGAACTTATCGCAGGGGAGGGGCAGGACGACCAGCTCAGCAGGTATTCGGATGTGATCAGCGGTGAAGGGATCGAACTGGAATACAAGATCCCCTCTCAGATGTCCCCGTCACTCCCGTTCGACTCGATAATACTGGTCTTCGTCTTCATATTCCCGCTCTATTTCACGTCTCAGTTCTACATGATGAGCATAATGAACGAAAGGATCGAAAGAAGCGGTGAAGCGCTTCTCTCCGCCCCGCTATCAGGATGGCAGATCATCACGGGAAAAGGCCTGCCTTATTTCCTCATGATGCTGGGAATCACCGTGGTCCTTACGGCATTCACGGGCGGGGAATTCCTGATACTACTCCCTATATTTCCGGTAATTCTCTTCTTCCTCGCATTCGCGCTTTTGATAGGGATGCTGGCGAGGAGCTTCAAGGAGCTCTCGTTCATATCCATCTTCTTCTCAACCGTCGCCACATCCTACATCTTCTTCCCGAGCATCTTTGCCAACATCCATATCATCGGAAAGGTCTCACCCCTGACCCTTGTGATCATGACCCTTGAAGGGGAGAGTTATACAGGTCTCGACTATGTCTACTCTACCGCACTATTCTTCCTTACAAGTGCGGTCATCTTCTACATCTCGGCAAAGAACTTCAGCGAGGAAAGGCTCTTCAGCTACAACAAACTGATGGCACGCATAAGGGAGTTCATCAGCACCATAATCTCACGGAGATGGACTAATACATCCCTGCTGCTGATCGCTGCACTCACCATCCCGTTCGTGTTCATGGCGCAGCTGATGTGCCTCGTCCTCTTCTTCAACCTCCCGATGCCGACATCCCTCATTTTGATGCTCGTCTCAGCGGCTTTTATCGAGGAGTTCGCAAAATCGATAGGCATCTACACTATAGCGTACGACAGGCCGGAATGGCTCACATGGAAGAACATCGCGGTCGCCTCCCTTGCCGTTGCGGCAGGATTCCTTGCAGGAGAAAAGCTTCTCCTGTTCGCAACGCTGGCGGAGATCTCCGAATCGGTCTTCGGGGAGATCATGTTCACAAGCCTCCAGGTTCTCTGGATGCCGCTGACCCTGCACTTCGCAGGAATCTTCACAACGGCGGTGATCCTGAAATTCGGCGGGAGAAGGGCATACATCCCCGCTCTTCTGGCTGCGACCCTTGTACATACGGCCTATAATACATACTTCATATTCTTCGGGGGTATCTGA
- a CDS encoding ABC transporter ATP-binding protein, which yields MIKARSIVKDYNGFHALDGVSFELDDTGIFGIIGHNGAGKTTLLKIMSGLIAPTSGELEIGGIDVVKNPDALKERLGYLPEESRLYETMNVKGYLSFFGEIYGLSPDKIKERSDTLLNRLNLDAGNKKLGELSKGMKRKVAIARSLIHDPSFLVYDEPTSGLDPMTSRYISEFLMSMKKENKKTILLSAHNLYQVEEVCDQIMILQRGRIVALGSMDELRDEYGSISYSVEFMADDVKEFEECMDHYDKVGEVYLGTVTDIESLNMLTERITSSGGRVKKIESHYPSLEDMLVQIGD from the coding sequence ATGATTAAAGCCCGATCGATAGTCAAAGATTACAACGGTTTCCATGCCCTCGACGGTGTCAGTTTCGAACTTGACGATACCGGGATATTCGGCATAATAGGTCACAACGGAGCGGGCAAGACTACACTCCTTAAGATAATGTCCGGGCTGATAGCTCCCACATCGGGGGAGCTTGAGATCGGAGGAATAGACGTAGTCAAAAACCCTGACGCCCTCAAGGAGAGGCTTGGATATCTTCCCGAAGAGTCGAGGCTTTACGAGACTATGAACGTGAAGGGTTACCTTTCATTCTTCGGCGAGATCTATGGGCTTTCACCCGATAAAATAAAAGAGAGAAGCGATACACTCCTCAACCGCCTGAATCTCGACGCAGGGAATAAAAAACTGGGCGAACTCTCCAAGGGAATGAAGAGAAAAGTGGCGATCGCAAGATCCCTGATCCATGATCCGTCTTTTCTTGTGTATGACGAACCTACCTCAGGGCTTGACCCGATGACATCCCGCTACATCAGCGAGTTCCTGATGAGTATGAAGAAGGAGAATAAAAAAACCATCCTGTTAAGCGCTCATAATCTCTACCAGGTCGAGGAGGTATGCGATCAGATCATGATTCTGCAGAGGGGCAGGATCGTCGCACTCGGCTCAATGGATGAACTCAGAGATGAATACGGTTCGATCTCCTACAGCGTGGAATTCATGGCGGATGATGTTAAGGAGTTTGAGGAGTGCATGGATCATTACGACAAGGTGGGTGAAGTCTATCTTGGCACAGTTACCGATATCGAATCCCTGAACATGCTCACCGAAAGGATCACATCCTCGGGCGGCAGGGTAAAAAAGATCGAATCGCACTACCCGAGCCTTGAGGACATGCTGGTCCAGATAGGGGACTAA
- a CDS encoding DHH family phosphoesterase: protein MPDSLQNGSKDRIKYIVLGCGSIGYNVVENLVRDSEQVIVIDSDVKRVEDLRDQNFDAIVRNITDPGFLNDLPLPEVVFVLSNDKNANLEAVKRIKEKYPSVYVVARAVDKLSLSLLEQAGADIALYPQEVFAKNVVHLTRRLHSSRLARKLYHFLSEMEGTLGIVLHTNPDPDSISSAMALCAIAKDVTDKQLNCRILYDGKIGHQENRAFVTLLDIEMEKATAEAIDECDYIALVDSSAPGENNALEPGKEIDIIVDHHQLPDQNPRPGRFVDVRPSAGATASIMTQYIQELGVNIDQKVATALLYGIRADTKEFTRNTTPQDLNYAAFLLPLTDSDLLSKITSPSMALETLEALGDAIKNRKLQSGYLFTNVGYVRNRDVIPQAADLLIQLEGVNTAIAYGIGDDSITISARNKDIRLHVGNVLKDAFSDIGEAGGHANMAAARIPLNSFSMVKNKEELLSLVIDPILEKFADQVGLGKEESNEI, encoded by the coding sequence ATGCCCGATAGCCTGCAGAATGGATCGAAGGACAGGATCAAATATATCGTCCTCGGATGCGGTAGCATTGGATATAATGTAGTTGAGAATCTTGTCCGTGATTCCGAACAGGTAATTGTCATTGACAGTGATGTAAAGAGAGTTGAAGACCTCAGGGACCAGAATTTCGACGCTATTGTCAGGAACATTACCGACCCGGGTTTCCTGAACGATCTGCCACTGCCGGAGGTCGTTTTTGTCCTCTCCAATGACAAGAATGCGAATCTTGAGGCTGTTAAAAGGATAAAGGAGAAATATCCGTCGGTTTATGTTGTCGCAAGAGCGGTGGACAAACTCAGTCTCTCTCTCCTCGAGCAAGCGGGCGCGGATATCGCCCTCTATCCCCAGGAAGTCTTTGCAAAGAACGTGGTTCATCTTACAAGGAGACTTCATTCGTCGAGGCTTGCGAGAAAGCTATATCATTTTCTTTCGGAAATGGAGGGAACTCTTGGAATTGTCCTCCATACTAATCCTGATCCCGACTCGATATCGAGTGCAATGGCTCTTTGCGCGATAGCAAAGGATGTTACTGACAAACAGCTCAACTGCCGGATATTATACGACGGCAAGATCGGGCACCAGGAAAATCGCGCATTCGTAACTCTCCTGGATATCGAAATGGAGAAGGCCACCGCAGAGGCGATAGACGAGTGCGATTATATCGCTCTTGTCGATTCGTCTGCACCGGGAGAGAACAACGCGCTTGAGCCGGGAAAAGAGATCGATATTATTGTCGATCATCACCAGCTCCCCGACCAGAATCCGAGGCCGGGGCGTTTTGTTGATGTGAGGCCAAGTGCCGGTGCAACTGCATCAATCATGACGCAATACATCCAGGAACTGGGTGTAAACATCGACCAGAAGGTCGCAACTGCTCTTTTATATGGTATCCGTGCGGATACAAAAGAATTTACAAGAAACACAACTCCCCAGGACCTGAATTATGCCGCTTTTCTCCTTCCGCTGACAGACAGCGACCTTCTTTCAAAGATTACATCCCCGTCGATGGCCCTCGAAACGCTCGAAGCGCTTGGCGATGCGATAAAGAACAGAAAACTCCAGAGTGGTTACCTGTTCACAAACGTCGGCTATGTAAGGAACAGGGATGTAATCCCGCAGGCGGCCGATCTTCTTATACAGCTTGAGGGCGTGAATACGGCGATTGCATACGGTATCGGCGATGACAGCATCACGATATCCGCACGCAACAAGGATATCCGCCTACATGTGGGAAATGTCCTGAAGGATGCGTTCTCGGATATCGGTGAGGCGGGCGGCCATGCGAATATGGCAGCCGCAAGAATACCGCTGAACTCATTTTCAATGGTAAAGAACAAAGAAGAGCTATTGTCTCTGGTTATCGATCCCATTCTTGAAAAATTCGCGGACCAGGTGGGTCTGGGCAAAGAAGAATCAAATGAGATATGA
- a CDS encoding 6-hydroxymethylpterin diphosphokinase MptE-like protein: MRYEEWEPHYTRILDFFGFDPADDDKAAHFASELSSKDDLSLLKDVCSGKVVTVCGNAPCLKDDLHLIEGTVIAADAAADLLYKNGIRPDVVFTDLDGCEDSFIEMNFEGTIMVVHAHGDNIPLLKKWIPLFEGSLVLTTQGKPFGNVHNFGGFTDGDRAIFAAEELGASQIRIIGFDLDDCSVNPVKRGKLMIARDLLKEIGYDL, translated from the coding sequence ATGAGATATGAAGAGTGGGAGCCTCATTACACGAGGATTCTCGATTTTTTCGGATTTGATCCGGCCGATGACGACAAGGCTGCGCATTTCGCATCCGAATTATCTTCGAAAGACGATCTCTCTCTCCTTAAGGATGTGTGCTCCGGGAAAGTCGTTACCGTGTGCGGCAACGCGCCGTGCCTTAAGGACGATTTGCACCTGATCGAAGGTACTGTGATCGCAGCAGATGCCGCCGCCGATCTATTGTATAAAAACGGAATCCGTCCGGACGTTGTCTTTACTGATCTCGACGGCTGCGAAGACTCGTTTATCGAAATGAACTTCGAAGGCACCATTATGGTAGTCCATGCTCATGGCGACAATATTCCTCTCCTTAAGAAGTGGATTCCTCTCTTTGAAGGATCGCTCGTTCTTACGACGCAGGGGAAACCTTTTGGGAATGTCCATAATTTCGGCGGATTTACCGACGGCGACCGTGCGATCTTCGCCGCTGAGGAGCTTGGCGCGTCACAGATACGGATCATCGGTTTCGACCTGGACGATTGCAGTGTAAACCCGGTGAAGCGCGGGAAACTGATGATTGCCCGCGATCTCTTGAAGGAGATCGGATATGACCTCTAA